DNA sequence from the Pomacea canaliculata isolate SZHN2017 linkage group LG7, ASM307304v1, whole genome shotgun sequence genome:
AGAATTACACGAGTTAATATATAGCATACGTAgttgtataaatataataaagtacattttaacagaaatatcaTAGTaattctttcactcactcaatTATTCACTCGCTTGCtccccactcactcactacagCTGCTCaatatgtttgtaaaatataaaattctcaTCTATTTCTTTCAGACATATTTCCTTGAAGAAATACTTATCAAGCATCCTCCGCATTACCTCCTAAGGTCGTGAAATTATTTCACCCAACTCCTCTCCGCCTTCCTCATCTCGGACAGTCCACCTACCTTCATTTTCAACTGACATCTCAAGTCCAGTTAATATGTTCTTCTAACACACCTCACAATTACAATATTTTGTCGGCAATAAATTATGTTCACGTGATCATGTTTCCACTCTAGCTTTCTACTCACAACTCACTTTAGTGGTATGTGAAGCagttttttaatctctttcttCGTTTCTTCCACATTACTGGCTTTGTCACAGGAAATGTTCCAGCTTTTCCAACCAGCAGCAAAGATAGAAtagtgtttatgtttatttgtctaGAAAAATTCCACCGCGCCACTGGGGTAGTTCAAGCAGTGTTGTAATAACTGACTTCATCCCCTTCGATGACTTGAGACAGCTgacctgtaaacaaacattctgATGTTAagtgaggaaaacaaaatttttattgtagaAAGCTTTTTGTCATTAATCTTTCTTAATTATATTGGGTGTCAGCGATACCACCATACAGTTGACATCtataacagaataaaagaaacaatgaaatataatgaaaaaagtaattctATGTTATAACCCgacataacaacaaacatttctaacATTATATAAATGCGAAAGTGATTTGTGACAGAAAATGTTACCTTGATTTGCATACGCCTCCTCTGGGGGTGTGCCTTTTTCAGGAGGGGGTGGTGTTTCATAACCTTCACCGTTTACTGTTTCCTTATCGGGAGGAGGTGGTGCATCGGTGCCTTGTAGACCTTCTCTTGTTTGGTATGGTGTGTCATAAATGTCAGAATTCTGCACTTCTACTATGGGAGGATTGGGTGTCTCTTGCTGAGCTTTGCTCGTCCGCAGCTTCAAGTACGAATGGCTTTCTTTcctgggtgtgggtgtggtaTAACCGGAAGCTGAAAAAAAGTGCATATCCCAATTTGATTAGCTTATATCCCTCCCTTATtccttattattttcttatttatttaattattttcttgaaataaagcTGAACTTCAACTGTGATCAGTTTATGATATAAAATGTATTAGTTAACCTGTATTCTTACAAACCGACAAGATTTAAcgcaaaaacaattttttttattattttactcatATCCGTTacctacttttctttcttttttcctcatttacacACTCTTCACTCACTTTTGATAGGTAAGTTCTTGTAGGTGTGAAGCTCGACTTGTTGCATGGCTGTGGAGTCATAATTAGGATGCGACGGCGTCTTGTCACTTCCAGATGACGACGAGCGAGTACTGGAGCTCTCAGTTACGCTTCCGACTCCTGCCTCTGGCGCATGCGTACTTCCTCCGGactcacttttctttctgaCTTGCCGTACGCCTGTTGCCTCTGAAACACCACAAACATTATTgaaaaaattttgaaagttctgtttgtgtctgcttcttcaagtaatttttttttgcgaatAACATTCGCATGTGCAGTACATGCAAGTTCAAAAATTCTCAAAATTTAAGAACAATCTGAATCTGTTAAAAGTTTGGGTGACAGGAATTTAAATAGCTTAGAACCACTAATATTTACTTGCTTTACTAGAAGATTTGGGACCACTGAATAATTAATTCCTATTGCTTTTAAGATTGGATGACCTACttataacaacaacataatggaaaaataaataaagcaaaacaggaaaaaattgtTGACCTTCGTTTGCATTGTTCTCTTCGTTGACCCGAACGTTTTCCTCCCGATTTCctgaaatattaattaaatccGTCAGCTCACTCACTTTCATACAAACAattgattattttgttgtctatTTACGTTAAGGttgcttttttcttgcagaCTAGAACTTCATGAAAGTATTTAGATGCTAACTTCAACAAGCAGCGATCATTCTAGAATAACATACATAAGAATGTCAGTAAAACATTAGGTTacattgtcacgtgacccatAATGCAATACGTCACTTGCCTTCATTCCCAGTGGTCGACTCGACCTTCCGCACCTTCACACTTCGTGATCCTGAAACAATCAGCATGTCACATTAAAAAGAAGTTACATTCTTATTTATAAACTTAGAACTGATATTATTGTTAGTCTCAGATTTATGCTAATTCCGTTTTTATCTAAATACACCTTCATGAAACTTCTAGAGTATTTGAAGGCATAAACTACATGAAGATgctaagaaaataaacattgaaagaCTACTTACTATTCTTTAtcttgatgacgatgatgatgatacaagGAATGATGATCAAGACCAAGCCTCCTGCCCCA
Encoded proteins:
- the LOC112567555 gene encoding uncharacterized protein LOC112567555 — protein: MGSRRTESSLGTDVARGVTERIGESGQGRDDQSNSQNKNHHLLAGDNKSSNGSNGSNVLIIAGAGAGGLVLIIIPCIIIIVIKIKNRSRSVKVRKVESTTGNEGNREENVRVNEENNANEEATGVRQVRKKSESGGSTHAPEAGVGSVTESSSTRSSSSGSDKTPSHPNYDSTAMQQVELHTYKNLPIKTSGYTTPTPRKESHSYLKLRTSKAQQETPNPPIVEVQNSDIYDTPYQTREGLQGTDAPPPPDKETVNGEGYETPPPPEKGTPPEEAYANQGQLSQVIEGDEVSYYNTA